A genomic segment from Nicotiana sylvestris chromosome 1, ASM39365v2, whole genome shotgun sequence encodes:
- the LOC104241607 gene encoding WAT1-related protein At1g09380-like isoform X2: MLNQLCLIQSRKTKPQLTSSILFWIFLCSFSGLTVSQIAYFVGLKNSTPTIACALSNLIPAATFLLAIPFGLEKVGFRSKAGQAKACGTIICVGGAMLLSLYHGPIVIGQSGIHWKFAENTEEKNSTGHVNLILGPLLLIVSTIFYSLWIIFQARVSEKYAAPYTSTMLMCLMASFQCVIIGVFVVRDKAAWSLDRMRTIAVLYNGIVCTALGYCLTSWCIQRKEL, translated from the exons ATGCTAAATCAGCTTTGCTTAATTCAATCCAGGAAAACTAAGCCGCAGTTGACATCATCTATTCTATTCTGGATTTTCTTATGTTCTTTTTCCGG GTTAACCGTGAGTCAGATTGCATACTTCGTTGGGTTAAAGAATTCCACTCCTACAATCGCCTGTGCATTATCAAACTTAATTCCAGCAGCCACTTTTCTCCTGGCTATCCCTTTTGG GTTGGAGAAAGTTGGGTTTAGAAGTAAGGCAGGGCAAGCCAAAGCGTGTGGTACAATAATATGTGTTGGTGGTGCCATGTTATTGTCTTTGTATCATGGACCTATTGTAATTGGTCAATCTGGCATCCATTGGAAATTTGCAGAAAATACTGAGGAAAAGAATTCTACTGGCCATGTCAACTTAATCTTGGGACCTTTATTGCTTATTGTTAGCACTATTTTTTATTCATTGTGGATTATTTTTCAA gCAAGAGTGAGCGAGAAATATGCAGCTCCATACACAAGTACAATGTTGATGTGCTTAATGGCAAGTTTTCAATGTGTGATAATTGGGGTTTTTGTGGTTCGTGACAAAGCTGCTTGGTCTTTAGACCGTATGAGAACTATTGCCGTTCTTTACAAT GGAATTGTATGTACTGCGTTAGGATATTGTCTAACTTCATGGTGTATACAAAGAAAAG AATTGTAG
- the LOC104241607 gene encoding WAT1-related protein At1g09380-like isoform X1 — translation MLNQLCLIQSRKTKPQLTSSILFWIFLCSFSGLTVSQIAYFVGLKNSTPTIACALSNLIPAATFLLAIPFGLEKVGFRSKAGQAKACGTIICVGGAMLLSLYHGPIVIGQSGIHWKFAENTEEKNSTGHVNLILGPLLLIVSTIFYSLWIIFQARVSEKYAAPYTSTMLMCLMASFQCVIIGVFVVRDKAAWSLDRMRTIAVLYNGIVCTALGYCLTSWCIQRKGPLYVSVFYPLMLIITAVLSWTLLREKLYLGTIVGSFLTVVGFYGALWGKDKEKSKLETESLEIKTDKLKQQSKV, via the exons ATGCTAAATCAGCTTTGCTTAATTCAATCCAGGAAAACTAAGCCGCAGTTGACATCATCTATTCTATTCTGGATTTTCTTATGTTCTTTTTCCGG GTTAACCGTGAGTCAGATTGCATACTTCGTTGGGTTAAAGAATTCCACTCCTACAATCGCCTGTGCATTATCAAACTTAATTCCAGCAGCCACTTTTCTCCTGGCTATCCCTTTTGG GTTGGAGAAAGTTGGGTTTAGAAGTAAGGCAGGGCAAGCCAAAGCGTGTGGTACAATAATATGTGTTGGTGGTGCCATGTTATTGTCTTTGTATCATGGACCTATTGTAATTGGTCAATCTGGCATCCATTGGAAATTTGCAGAAAATACTGAGGAAAAGAATTCTACTGGCCATGTCAACTTAATCTTGGGACCTTTATTGCTTATTGTTAGCACTATTTTTTATTCATTGTGGATTATTTTTCAA gCAAGAGTGAGCGAGAAATATGCAGCTCCATACACAAGTACAATGTTGATGTGCTTAATGGCAAGTTTTCAATGTGTGATAATTGGGGTTTTTGTGGTTCGTGACAAAGCTGCTTGGTCTTTAGACCGTATGAGAACTATTGCCGTTCTTTACAAT GGAATTGTATGTACTGCGTTAGGATATTGTCTAACTTCATGGTGTATACAAAGAAAAGGTCCTCTCTATGTCTCAGTTTTCTACCCTTTAATGCTAATCATAACGGCCGTTCTTAGTTGGACTTTGCTTCGTGAGAAACTATATCTTGGAAC AATTGTAGGATCGTTCTTGACAGTAGTGGGATTCTATGGTGCCCTATGGGGAAAGGATAAGGAGAAATCGAAGTTGGAGACAGAAAGTCTTGAGATAAAAACAGATAAATTAAAGCAGCAGAGCAAAGTTTGA
- the LOC138874552 gene encoding uncharacterized protein, protein MEATTNNTLLENLSHNHPLFLHSTDNFGAILISLQLTGSKNYSIWSRAMCIAILGRNKMGFIEGTCKKESYGPNMTDLWESCSAIVLSWIMNCVSKDLLSGVIYSSDACAVWRYLKERFDKVNGSIIFQLHKAIATVNQGTSSIASYYSKLRELWAEYDSLTPIPRCECPKSRDYVTFMRRQKLLQFLMGLNETYEQAREHIMMMELLPIVNKACSMLVEREIQRSIAHMTIGGDKAE, encoded by the coding sequence ATGGAAGCAACTACAAACAACACTTTGCTTGAGAATTTGAGCCATAATCATCCTCTATTTCTGCATTCCACAGATAATTTTGGAGCGATACTGATCTCTCTGCAACTGACAGGATCTAAAAACTATTCCATATGGAGCCGAGCAATGTGTATTGCGATCCTAGGACGCAATAAGATGGGATTCATTGAAGGAACCTGTAAAAAGGAAAGTTATGGTCCAAATATGACAGATCTATGGGAGAGCTGCAGTGCTATCGTTCTATCGTGGATAATGAACTGTGTCTCGAAGGACTTATTAAGTGGAGTTATATATTCTTCAGATGCATGTGCTGTTTGGAGATATTTAAAGGAGAGATTTGACAAAGTGAATGGATCTATAATATTTCAACTGCATAAAGCAATAGCCACAGTGAATCAAGGAACTAGTTCTATTGCCAGTTACTACTCCAAATTGCGTGAACTCTGGGCTGAATATGACAGCTTAACACCAATTCCTAGATGTGAATGCCCAAAGTCAAGAGATTATGTGACTTTCATGCGGAGGCAAAAGTTGTTGCAGTTTCTCATGGGGCTAAACGAGACATATGAGCAGGCTCGTGAACATATCATGATGATGGAGCTACTTCCAATAGTGAACAAAGCTTGTTCTATGCTGGTTGAAAGAGAAATACAGAGAAGCATAGCACATATGACAATTGGTGGGGACAAAGCTGAATAA